The segment TGAGAGGCAGAGGTGATGTATTCCAGATGTTGATTGTTCAGATCTGCTTTTTCTATCTCATAGAGAATATTGCTGGTCTTGACATAGCGAACGGTTTTGAATTGGCGAAGAGCGTTGATACAGAAGTCGTTCGAGATCCATGTCTTGCCATAATGTAAAGCTTTACATTAAGGAAATTATGCAAAGCAATTGATAATGTAAAGTAAATGCCGCAATCATCTGTGCTGATGCAGATAACTGCGACAATTACTTTACATTATTTCTTTGTGAGATTTTGAAGCCATCGCATTAGATCGACATCATCATTCCAATCTTTTGTGTCTTCAGGTGAGATTTCCTCATATGCGTTTTCTAGAGCTTTTCTTTTGCTTTGCTGGGAAACTCTTGCATATATCTCAGTGGTCTTCACACTGGCGTGTCCAAGAAAATCACGAATATATATCAATGGAACACCAGCTTCAAGCATGTGTACTGCCTTGGAATGCCGGAGAATATGAGGATGTGTTGGAATGCTGAAGGTAACTCCGGATTTATCTTCTGCCATTGCTGCATACTTTTTCAGAATATATGCTATTCCTGCACGAGTAAGCTGATGGTTCTGATTATTTGAAAAGAGGTATTCCTTTGTTGAATATTTCAGAGTATTCAGATTGTTTTCTTCAATATACTTCCGGAGAATCCCGGCTGTATTTCCCATGATAGGCACAAAGCGAGTCTTATTTCCTTTGCCTGTTATTCTGACTGTTTCCGGACTATTCAAGCGGATATCATCAACTTTCAAACTGCAGATCTCGCTAACTCTGGCACCAGTGTCATACATTACGGTCAATAAGACTTTATCTCTGCGACCTCTTGCAGTCTCTGTATCAGGTGCACCGAGAATTGCCTTTACTTCTTCTACTGTT is part of the Galactobacillus timonensis genome and harbors:
- a CDS encoding tyrosine-type recombinase/integrase → MKNKDFDYYVTSFFTKYLTGERNLSTNTISSYRDTFKLLLIFFRDEMNLLPEKVTLSELTRNNILHFLDWLEASRGIKKSSRNIRLSAIHSFIRYVQVEDIDHFEEYQKILAIKNKKSPSGVIPYLTVEEVKAILGAPDTETARGRRDKVLLTVMYDTGARVSEICSLKVDDIRLNSPETVRITGKGNKTRFVPIMGNTAGILRKYIEENNLNTLKYSTKEYLFSNNQNHQLTRAGIAYILKKYAAMAEDKSGVTFSIPTHPHILRHSKAVHMLEAGVPLIYIRDFLGHASVKTTEIYARVSQQSKRKALENAYEEISPEDTKDWNDDVDLMRWLQNLTKK